The genomic interval TACTTTATTTGCAACGGTAAATTTGTTGGGGCGCCGATCCCTGCCCCCCACCTTTTACGAAATGTGTCAAGTATGGCGCAAACGGGGGAAAGCTGCATTTTTATGGCTACTATTTGACATGCCTTGTATGAATTTAAGATCAGACAACTGCTACAGTGATAAAGATCGTGTATAGAGCTGAtaaatcaccactagggggagctcagagcATAGGAATGAATACAGACAAAATCTCCTTTCACAGTGCGCCACCTGGTGTTAGCTGCAGGAAACTGCAATGGATTAGGGTCGGGAAGCAGAGATCAGAGCTGGGCCCCTCTACCCACTGGCCCAATAACTGTTGCATAAATGTTAGGCACGCTTAATCTGAACGGTGTCTGCACCaggctcccttagtggcccccacataagaTTATGTTGCCCGCTCGCACCTTATgatgctcccttagtggcccccaagTGGTCTTCTTCAATGGCCGATGTCACGCTAGCAAGAGATGCGGCCTTTTTCCCTCCAGCTTGTTGCGGCTCGCCGGGGGAGAATCGCTGCTCTAGTTACAAAACTTGTTAAAGCGGTCAGACCAGAAACGCGCGGCGCTGATATAAGATCTCACCGGATAACTTCTATCATACAGGGAGGACAAGGGGGCTTTTATGCCGCCGGCACTTCATGGATTCTTTCCACCTCTAGATCTACGGAACAGGAAACTCCACATTGCTGCGAAAGCGATAAACGCCGATGAAATACGAATTTGGAAAGTTTTTGTCTGCAGAGGGGAAAGAAATTCACACATAAAGTCAAcaatgggttaaaggggttgtccagggactttTACTTACTTCCTGCAGACATTAGTCCAAGCCGGGTCAGAGCAGAGGTCACGTGATTAGAATCAGCCCCCGAgcgatatagggggggggggggggggggttccgatCACATGACCTGAGCTGGACCACAACCCTCTGAACCAACTTGATCAAAGGCCCAATGGAAGTTCAGGACCccagactatttttttttttaaccagtggTCGTACCAACCTGGAGCCCACGGGACGGCACGTGCTCTACTTGGGTGGAGCTCAGGGCGTCCGTCATACTAAAGGCACATTATATTATGGGAGGAGCTTGTGATTCAACCAATGGCTTCCAGGTTTGCTCCTCCCAGTGCACCAGACTTCTGTCATGGCCGCTGCACCCCTAACCGTGGGGGCTGTAAGGAGTCCAACAGCACCAATCTGGAAACACCCTTCTGGTGCAATTATCTTCAGTCTTGCCAGGGGGCCACCAACTCCAGACCCCTCTAGATTCACCCACAATGGCCGCCAGCTTCTCACACTGCAAGCCGCTCCTGCATGGCGGACATTACCATCCCCGGGAACAGGTGGAAGGGTCTCAGACTAGCAGAACAAGGATGCGAGCGGCCATTGCAGGGGCCTGAAAAATCGGGGAGTCCTTAAGTTATGTTGCAGTGTTATGTAAAGctggaggatccctttaagggctcaTATGTGCAAACAAGGAGGCAGATATTGATTAATATAGTATGGTTTCCCTTTAAAAGGGGATTTTCAGGACTTGCAGCtgtagggtaggtcatcaaatatgtgatcagtggggtccgatGTCTGGGACCCTCACAAATAGGCGCAGCAATTCTCACGAGTGCCGCAGTCTCTGCTCTGCGCTGATGACATCACGTGGTACAGAAACAGCGCAGTCTCATACAAGTgaatgtggctgagctgcaataccaagaacagccactagactatgtacagcgctgtgcttggtattcagcaaAGAGACTGCAGTGCTCACCCAAAAACTGCAGCAGGACCCACCAATCATCAATAAGCAAGtcccggagaacccctttaaggtcaatgGTTAGAGCGATGGTCTCCAACCagtgcatgatgggagttgtagttttcatcAGGTTAGAGGTCACTGATCATAAGCGAAGACCATACTGTCCCAAAATAATGAAATCACAAAATCAGTCACCCCCACGAAGACATGGTATGGTCCAGACAGTGGCTGGATTTTATTCATAGCTGGAAGATTAATAATCggtgctgtaatttttttttttaattccccatAAACAAACAATCCAGTGTAAATGTCAGAAAACCGGTCAGACCAGGTAAAAAATAATTACTATGAATTCTCGTCACCGACAGTTCTCCAAACTCCAGTTCGGAAACTTTGCATTGTCTTAACGCCAAGACCATGAGCGGCCACCCATGAGTATTACTGAGAACATTCAACCAAGAACCAAAGCGTCCTCCTCCCCTCCAACAATGGACTATAGCGTTGCCCCGTCGCTGCTGCGGGGTTGGAATCCCTCCCGGCGGGGGCTGTTCAGTTCCCCTTGGGTGGTGACGATGCAACGCACCAGCAACGTGTCGTTCTTTATGAACATTCTCTGCTTTAAGGCCTGGATGGGCATAAAAGCGATAAAACCAAAGCCCTTAGGGTTGCGGTCAGTGGTGGGCCTCTGGAAGGCCAACAAGTCTGGTTTAGTGTCCATAACTTCTTCCTGGTCCTGAATGTTAGAGCCTTCAGACTGGTCCAAGATGGAGAGGCGGATGGTCCCCTGAAAGGGCCAGTGAAGGAGGTTGTCGTATTCGCCCTTCATGGTGTGCACGAAGAGGGAGATGCAGTTGGCGCAGCGAGGGGCGCTGGCCAACTGCAGGTGCACGCGGAGGCAGAGCTTGTAGCCCGGCTTCCCGGTGTAAAATGCAGGACTGTAGAGGACCACCGGCTTGTCCTCCTCCTGCTTCCTCAGGAGAGCGCTAAAGTGATTGATCTTCCATACAAAGACGCCATTGTATTGCTGCACTTCTACCTCCTCCAGCCTGTCTGACAAGTCACGGACTGTTTGCCTCAAGTCTGTCACCACGGCAGTCTGGGTTTCCATTTTGGCTATGAGCTCACGGATCTGATGGTCCTGAATGACCAGGCGGGCCTCCAGCTGTTCAATGGTCTCCTTCATGCTCTGGATTTGTTGGCTGGAGTCATGAGGGGAGGACATTAAAGAGGACGGCACGGCAAAGGAGGAAGGGGCAGGCTCAAACTGGTTGGGGTCAAGTGACACGCTGCCCATATTGGAGCTCGGTGTGAGGGAACTGCTAACACTTCTCAGGGTTTGTGCCATCATACGCATGTGAGCCTGAGTGAACTCCTGCAAGTGCCGCGCGAGATTGTTCCTCTGCATCTGCGGGAAGgagaagtacaagaatataactgcagtaatactgctcctatgtacaagaatataactactataacactgctcctatgtacaagaatataactactataatactgctcctatgtacaagaatataactactataatactgctccaatgtacaagaatataactactataatactactcctatgtacaagaatataactactataatactactcctatgtacaagaatataactactataatactactcctatgtacaagaatataactactataatactactcctatgtacaagaatataactactataatactactcctatgtacaagaatataactactataatactacctcctatgtacaagaatataactactataatactactcctatgtacaagaatataactactataatactactcctatgtacaagaatataactactataatactacctcctatgtacaagaatataactactataatactactcctatgtacaagaatataactactataatactacctcctatgtacaagaatataactactataatactactcctatgtacaagaatataactactataatactactcctatgtacaagaatataactactataatactactcctatgtacaagaatataactactataatactgctcctatgtacaagaatataactactataatactactcctatgtacaagaatataactactataatactgccccatatgtacaagaatataactactataatactactcctatgtacaagaatataactactataatactactcctatgtacaacaatataactactataatactgctcctatgtacaagaatataactactat from Leptodactylus fuscus isolate aLepFus1 chromosome 7, aLepFus1.hap2, whole genome shotgun sequence carries:
- the TRAF6 gene encoding TNF receptor-associated factor 6, whose protein sequence is MSLVNSGSFDMWDSDDACCGAMASVCSVNAKEDVTSPSVETPGGTPSSLGIEETQGYDVEFDPPLESKYECPICLMALREPLQTPCGHRFCKACILKSIRDAGPKCPVDNDLLLENQLFPDNFAKREILSLTVKCPSQDCVTKMELRNLEHHLTVCEFASVDCGLCQQQFQKKQLQRHMEAECPRRLVSCENCVMELPYEERMGHEQTCPLAYVTCEYCQTTLARKQMSDHYDMDCYKAPIPCTYSHFGCKEKMQRNNLARHLQEFTQAHMRMMAQTLRSVSSSLTPSSNMGSVSLDPNQFEPAPSSFAVPSSLMSSPHDSSQQIQSMKETIEQLEARLVIQDHQIRELIAKMETQTAVVTDLRQTVRDLSDRLEEVEVQQYNGVFVWKINHFSALLRKQEEDKPVVLYSPAFYTGKPGYKLCLRVHLQLASAPRCANCISLFVHTMKGEYDNLLHWPFQGTIRLSILDQSEGSNIQDQEEVMDTKPDLLAFQRPTTDRNPKGFGFIAFMPIQALKQRMFIKNDTLLVRCIVTTQGELNSPRREGFQPRSSDGATL